In a single window of the Bacillus clarus genome:
- a CDS encoding exosporium leader peptide-containing protein, translating to MSEENEFDSHETLHSAALDPSSIGPTLPPVPPFQLPTGPTGATGSTGATGPTGPTGSGNTGITGPTGSTGPTGPTGGTGITGPTGATGPTGPLINLNFRAENNATQNYTTANVVQPVSFANVIFNNGGGYSSVTNSFTAPISGIYLFTTGILFAPSVLPVDIYIDITRNSNLIASNTETSNDLTLSLPIINLTTIINLVAGDVVVVRFASTHTGIVLADPSTFFSGTLLP from the coding sequence GTGTCAGAGGAAAATGAATTTGACTCACATGAGACTCTACATAGCGCTGCGTTAGACCCAAGTTCAATTGGCCCCACATTACCGCCTGTTCCACCATTCCAATTACCAACTGGTCCGACTGGAGCGACAGGTTCTACAGGAGCTACCGGACCCACGGGCCCAACTGGCAGTGGAAATACAGGGATAACAGGTCCGACAGGATCTACTGGTCCAACCGGACCCACGGGAGGAACTGGAATCACAGGACCAACGGGAGCCACCGGTCCGACGGGTCCGTTAATTAATTTGAATTTTCGCGCAGAAAACAACGCTACCCAAAATTATACTACCGCTAATGTAGTACAGCCAGTAAGTTTTGCAAATGTGATATTTAATAATGGAGGTGGTTATTCTTCAGTTACTAACAGTTTTACTGCTCCTATAAGTGGTATTTATCTATTCACAACCGGCATTCTTTTTGCCCCTAGTGTACTTCCAGTTGATATATATATAGATATAACGAGAAATAGTAATCTAATAGCTTCCAATACAGAAACTTCTAATGATCTGACTCTAAGTTTACCTATTATAAATTTAACAACTATTATTAATTTAGTAGCAGGTGATGTAGTGGTTGTGAGGTTCGCCTCAACCCATACTGGAATTGTCTTAGCAGATCCAAGTACATTTTTTAGCGGGACACTATTACCCTAA
- a CDS encoding excalibur calcium-binding domain-containing protein, giving the protein MGKNKKEKQPSELELAKQAIAAKYQKEYGFTPIITTLGLGGIKTGYAAVTKEHVQIFTYDRDAKDVVSISTHHFSDYTNVFIDHYAIKSNFEFKGMKDTFTFNPNGSGKEIESLIKSYTDIEIHKTERKWYQKILGFRSGSKAKMVIASLIYLVIVVSIFNTIAGKKEEKKQEVKPAVTTNTAPVKEEKKVEPKPVEQPVDKKQEKINKFKEDTQKRLTETYKKIDGVNPKITISEDGKLITFAFDLDAYAKHDKVDKELSVSTFKTSAGPYKKYRSMAFISYGKEANIASKDDIVVKIVDSSNNQVVIDDVGNYTEEPKQATAPVSKPEEQPKQTEKNNTQSNENNVVYENCTQVRKAGKAPIKQGEPGYSSKLDKDGDGIACDK; this is encoded by the coding sequence ATGGGAAAAAATAAAAAGGAAAAACAACCAAGCGAATTAGAACTAGCTAAACAAGCTATTGCAGCTAAATATCAAAAAGAATATGGTTTTACCCCTATCATTACTACTTTAGGCCTTGGGGGCATAAAAACAGGGTATGCTGCAGTAACCAAAGAACACGTACAAATTTTCACCTATGATCGAGATGCAAAAGATGTAGTAAGTATCTCTACACATCATTTCAGTGACTATACAAACGTATTCATTGATCATTATGCCATTAAATCCAACTTCGAGTTCAAAGGGATGAAAGATACTTTTACTTTTAATCCGAATGGATCTGGAAAAGAAATAGAAAGCTTGATTAAAAGCTATACAGATATTGAGATACATAAGACTGAACGTAAATGGTATCAAAAGATACTTGGATTCCGGTCTGGTAGCAAGGCCAAAATGGTAATTGCTTCTTTAATTTATCTGGTAATCGTTGTTTCTATCTTTAATACGATTGCAGGGAAGAAAGAAGAAAAGAAACAAGAAGTAAAACCTGCTGTTACTACAAATACAGCCCCTGTAAAGGAAGAAAAGAAAGTTGAACCAAAACCAGTAGAACAACCCGTTGATAAGAAACAAGAAAAAATTAATAAATTTAAAGAAGATACTCAAAAACGATTAACGGAAACCTATAAGAAAATCGATGGTGTTAATCCTAAGATAACTATTAGTGAAGATGGAAAACTAATTACTTTCGCTTTCGATCTAGATGCATACGCAAAACATGATAAAGTAGATAAGGAGTTATCCGTGTCCACTTTTAAAACCTCTGCCGGACCATATAAAAAGTATAGAAGCATGGCATTCATATCTTATGGAAAAGAAGCGAATATCGCTAGCAAAGATGATATCGTAGTTAAAATTGTAGATTCATCTAATAATCAAGTGGTAATTGACGATGTAGGAAATTATACGGAAGAACCTAAGCAAGCGACCGCTCCAGTAAGTAAGCCTGAGGAACAACCCAAACAAACAGAGAAAAACAATACTCAATCGAATGAAAATAATGTAGTGTACGAAAATTGTACACAAGTTAGAAAAGCTGGTAAAGCTCCGATTAAACAAGGAGAACCTGGATATAGTAGTAAATTAGACAAAGATGGCGATGGAATAGCTTGCGATAAGTAA
- a CDS encoding exosporium leader peptide-containing protein: MSEENEFDSHEILNGAALDPSLIGPTLPPTPPFTLPSGPTGATGIGVTGVTGPTGPTGLTGTTGPTGIGSTGPTGIGATGPTGPTGLNIIESAFRAFKQGAEEEQQYTAGDVLVLIFSNEQFDFGNEFDNVSTFTPNQDGVYSITTGIRFIPNDLIDIYGFSLNINLNNAETIVSTTQVNIFGTALANVSAIYGLKAGDSVRVRFRATTDGVIFGNPFTPTFFAAARLPFVSPIP; encoded by the coding sequence ATGTCAGAGGAGAATGAGTTTGATTCGCATGAGATTCTGAACGGAGCGGCATTAGATCCAAGTTTAATTGGTCCCACACTGCCACCTACCCCACCATTCACGTTACCAAGTGGTCCAACTGGAGCGACAGGGATTGGAGTGACAGGAGTAACAGGTCCTACCGGACCAACGGGGCTAACTGGGACGACGGGACCTACTGGAATTGGGAGTACAGGACCGACAGGGATTGGAGCAACTGGCCCAACTGGACCCACAGGATTGAATATAATCGAGTCTGCATTTAGAGCGTTTAAACAAGGAGCGGAAGAAGAACAACAATATACAGCTGGGGACGTTCTAGTTCTTATTTTTAGTAACGAACAATTTGATTTTGGAAATGAATTTGACAATGTTTCAACATTTACACCAAACCAAGACGGAGTATATTCAATAACAACAGGTATAAGGTTTATCCCTAATGATCTAATTGATATTTATGGATTTTCATTAAATATAAATCTTAACAATGCTGAAACTATAGTTTCAACTACTCAAGTAAATATTTTTGGCACTGCACTCGCGAATGTTTCCGCTATATATGGATTAAAAGCAGGAGACAGTGTGCGAGTTAGATTTAGAGCTACTACAGATGGAGTTATTTTTGGTAATCCATTTACTCCAACCTTCTTTGCAGCAGCAAGATTGCCGTTTGTAAGTCCTATTCCTTAG
- a CDS encoding DJ-1/PfpI family protein, whose product MKKILLLLADGFEAVEASVFTDVLGWNKWEGDGSTEVVTVGLRNKLTCTWNFTVIPEKTVDDIELNEFDALAIPGGFEEAGFYRDAYSREFLNVIQHFYAKQKPIASICVASLALGKSGILTDKKATTYSHPTSKRKEQLKNFGAIVQNDLIVQDGNIITSSNPGTAFDVAFLLLEKLTSKKNAKHVKALMGF is encoded by the coding sequence ATGAAAAAGATTTTATTATTATTAGCTGACGGATTTGAAGCAGTGGAAGCTAGTGTATTTACAGACGTACTAGGTTGGAATAAATGGGAGGGAGATGGATCAACCGAGGTCGTAACAGTTGGTCTTCGGAATAAATTAACCTGTACTTGGAATTTTACTGTCATACCCGAAAAAACGGTTGATGATATTGAATTAAATGAGTTTGATGCACTAGCTATTCCAGGAGGGTTTGAAGAAGCTGGTTTTTATCGGGATGCATACAGTAGAGAATTCTTAAATGTTATTCAACATTTTTATGCCAAGCAGAAGCCTATTGCCAGTATCTGTGTTGCATCATTAGCGCTTGGTAAAAGTGGAATTCTTACAGACAAAAAAGCCACCACATACAGTCATCCAACGAGTAAACGAAAAGAGCAGTTAAAGAATTTCGGTGCAATAGTACAAAATGATTTAATTGTTCAAGATGGAAATATTATTACATCTTCAAATCCAGGTACAGCTTTTGATGTTGCATTTTTATTACTTGAAAAACTAACATCTAAAAAGAACGCTAAACATGTAAAGGCTCTTATGGGATTTTAG
- a CDS encoding GNAT family N-acetyltransferase yields MSTFQKNILASYKGIYIRVFDSKKDDIEQLTRVLNKSYKRLADLGFNYLASHQDSSITLERINKALCLVAIRDNKIIGSISYYSPESNKGCNWYNKGNVATIGQFGIHPSYQSMGIGRKLIELVEELAIKEGIEELTLDTAEGASHLIKYYGDKGYRFIEYINWEITNYRSVVLSKKLK; encoded by the coding sequence ATGAGTACATTTCAAAAAAATATTTTAGCTAGTTATAAAGGGATATATATTCGTGTTTTTGATAGTAAGAAAGATGATATTGAACAGTTAACCCGAGTATTAAATAAGTCATATAAAAGACTGGCTGATTTAGGTTTTAATTATCTGGCAAGTCATCAGGATTCTAGTATTACTCTTGAACGAATTAACAAAGCACTATGCCTTGTTGCCATTCGAGATAATAAAATTATTGGTTCAATTTCTTATTACTCACCAGAAAGTAACAAAGGATGTAATTGGTATAATAAAGGTAATGTAGCAACAATAGGTCAGTTTGGCATCCATCCTTCTTATCAATCAATGGGAATCGGAAGAAAGTTGATTGAATTAGTTGAAGAATTAGCAATAAAAGAAGGGATAGAGGAACTCACATTAGATACAGCTGAGGGAGCCAGTCATCTTATTAAATATTATGGTGATAAGGGATATCGTTTCATTGAATATATCAATTGGGAAATTACAAACTACAGAAGTGTTGTTTTAAGTAAAAAATTAAAATAA
- the plsY gene encoding glycerol-3-phosphate 1-O-acyltransferase PlsY, producing the protein MIDILKIFAALVFGYLLGSLNTAVIVGKIYGKDIRSHGSKSAGLTNTLRVLGKSAAVFVLAGDILKGVIVCYIGLFLSVYFYSGEAKDCVSLLAASAGAVIGHNWPVYFGFKGGKGALTAVAVLFMIDWGMALLCLGFFVIIVALTRYVSLGTICATLLVAVISFIPVFENTLYFYIFAFLMAFMVIFRHMENIQRLLLGTENKLIFPQR; encoded by the coding sequence ATGATTGATATTTTAAAGATTTTTGCGGCCTTAGTTTTTGGTTATCTTTTAGGAAGCCTTAATACAGCGGTGATTGTAGGGAAAATATACGGCAAGGATATAAGAAGCCATGGAAGCAAAAGCGCCGGGCTTACCAATACTCTGAGGGTACTTGGGAAATCTGCTGCGGTGTTTGTTCTTGCGGGAGATATATTAAAAGGGGTAATTGTCTGTTATATAGGCTTGTTCCTTAGCGTTTACTTTTATTCGGGAGAGGCTAAAGATTGCGTAAGCCTTTTAGCGGCGAGCGCAGGGGCGGTTATAGGGCATAACTGGCCGGTATATTTTGGGTTTAAAGGAGGCAAGGGAGCACTTACAGCAGTGGCTGTACTGTTTATGATTGACTGGGGTATGGCCCTTTTATGCCTTGGCTTTTTTGTGATAATAGTAGCTTTAACCCGTTATGTCTCTTTAGGTACAATATGTGCTACATTGCTTGTCGCGGTCATTTCATTTATTCCTGTTTTTGAGAATACCTTATATTTTTATATATTTGCATTCCTAATGGCGTTTATGGTTATTTTCAGGCATATGGAAAATATACAAAGGCTGCTTTTAGGAACAGAAAATAAACTTATTTTTCCACAGCGTTGA
- a CDS encoding class I SAM-dependent methyltransferase has protein sequence MKKGESSLTSLISAFGRSYHSQFDTPKIFNDYIAKDLISQKEFNDIKDNMVQGIHFFNKDIAQKFKGNTEEILKWITQIQLSPTPLARAAYCEKVLLNEAMLGVKQYVILGAGLDTFCYRHPELENTLEIFEIDYPTTQEFKKKRLDEANYKVPSNLHFISMDFTKKFSCQNLRDGGFGNKKTFFSLLGVSYYLTKEEILNLIDNLFAKVPSGSSIVFDYADEKLFEEKGIFNRVENMVKMASASGEPMKSCFSYYEIERMLEKSGLLIYEHLSSNNINELYFDDRKDYLSSFETIHYIHAIKK, from the coding sequence ATGAAGAAAGGTGAGTCAAGTTTAACTTCGTTAATATCAGCTTTTGGAAGATCCTATCATAGTCAATTTGATACCCCTAAAATCTTTAATGATTATATAGCTAAAGATTTAATTTCACAAAAAGAATTCAATGACATCAAAGACAATATGGTTCAAGGCATACATTTCTTCAACAAAGATATCGCGCAAAAGTTTAAGGGGAATACAGAAGAAATATTAAAATGGATTACACAAATTCAACTTTCTCCAACACCCTTGGCACGTGCTGCGTATTGTGAAAAAGTATTACTTAATGAAGCAATGTTGGGGGTAAAACAATATGTCATACTTGGTGCCGGGTTAGATACTTTTTGTTATCGGCATCCAGAATTGGAAAACACCTTAGAGATATTTGAAATTGACTATCCTACTACACAGGAATTTAAGAAGAAAAGATTGGATGAAGCTAATTATAAAGTTCCGAGTAATCTTCATTTTATTTCTATGGACTTCACCAAAAAGTTTTCCTGCCAAAATCTAAGAGATGGAGGATTTGGTAATAAAAAAACTTTCTTTAGTCTTTTAGGTGTTTCTTATTATTTAACGAAAGAAGAAATTTTAAATTTAATAGATAATTTATTCGCCAAAGTCCCATCAGGAAGTTCCATAGTTTTTGATTATGCAGATGAAAAACTCTTTGAAGAAAAAGGAATCTTTAATAGAGTTGAAAATATGGTAAAAATGGCTTCAGCAAGCGGGGAACCAATGAAGTCATGCTTTTCTTATTATGAAATTGAGAGAATGTTAGAAAAATCTGGGTTACTCATTTATGAACATTTATCATCTAATAATATTAATGAGCTGTATTTTGACGATCGAAAAGACTACCTATCATCCTTTGAGACCATTCATTACATTCATGCGATAAAAAAATAA
- the tsaA gene encoding tRNA (N6-threonylcarbamoyladenosine(37)-N6)-methyltransferase TrmO, translated as MEITIKPVAYVHNSREEMKDDNWGSVVSAIELTDELNESALQGIEDFSHLEIIFRFDKVPDDKVQYGARHPRNNLNFPKVGIFSQRGKNRPNKLGVTTVELLEHTGNKLVVKGLDAIDGTPIIDIKPVMTEFLPKNEIKQANWSTVLMKDYWK; from the coding sequence ATGGAAATTACAATTAAACCGGTTGCATATGTTCATAATTCTCGTGAAGAGATGAAAGATGATAATTGGGGTTCTGTTGTTTCAGCAATTGAACTAACTGATGAATTAAATGAATCTGCATTACAAGGAATAGAGGATTTTTCACACCTAGAAATCATTTTTCGCTTTGATAAAGTACCTGATGATAAAGTACAGTATGGAGCAAGACACCCGAGAAATAATCTCAATTTCCCTAAAGTTGGGATTTTTTCGCAAAGAGGAAAAAATAGACCGAATAAATTGGGTGTAACTACGGTCGAATTACTAGAGCATACTGGTAATAAATTAGTGGTAAAAGGATTAGATGCAATAGATGGAACACCTATTATTGATATTAAACCTGTAATGACGGAATTTCTTCCCAAGAATGAAATTAAACAAGCAAATTGGTCTACGGTTTTAATGAAAGATTATTGGAAGTGA
- a CDS encoding GerAB/ArcD/ProY family transporter, with product MQINKNQLFVLIILFEIGSTTLFALGIDTAKQDAWLAILIAFFVGCGLLWIYTDIQKYYFEQHWGGILTAVLGRWISKPVILMYALYFIYIASLNLFDFGMSTVITVLPGTPIQVVLALMVMLIIYIVVFLNIEVLSRTAEILMPVFLFFLIAIYILVIVSGIFDFKNLLPVLENKAKTIMGTALFSIVNFPFGEMVVFLMYWHHMNSKQIIRKTSFLAFGISGVFIIISNIIIIAVLGVSVATIADIPLFHVIQKINIGNFITRLDPLGIVILFIGGFFKMVLHFYAGLILLQSLFKIAHNKWIIVIICISFWGFTYFHFPNVVFQRWVGLKVMIPYIHTIFQIIIPCLILLLLRIKCKKQTNQNEHGQ from the coding sequence GTGCAGATTAACAAAAATCAGTTATTTGTATTAATTATTTTATTTGAGATTGGAAGCACTACCCTATTTGCTTTAGGTATTGATACTGCAAAGCAAGATGCATGGTTAGCCATTTTGATTGCTTTTTTTGTAGGTTGTGGTTTGTTATGGATCTATACTGATATTCAAAAATATTACTTTGAACAACACTGGGGCGGTATTCTAACTGCGGTACTAGGAAGATGGATTTCAAAACCCGTTATTCTAATGTATGCCTTATATTTTATATACATAGCGTCTTTAAATTTATTTGATTTTGGTATGTCGACTGTTATTACAGTACTTCCAGGAACCCCTATACAAGTTGTACTTGCACTTATGGTAATGTTAATTATTTATATTGTTGTTTTTCTAAATATTGAAGTTTTGTCTCGCACGGCTGAAATTTTAATGCCTGTTTTTTTATTTTTTCTCATAGCGATATATATTTTAGTTATCGTTTCAGGAATTTTTGATTTTAAAAATTTATTACCGGTTTTAGAAAATAAGGCGAAAACGATTATGGGAACAGCCTTGTTTTCAATAGTTAATTTTCCATTTGGTGAGATGGTTGTATTCCTTATGTATTGGCATCATATGAATTCTAAACAAATCATTCGTAAAACATCTTTTCTTGCTTTTGGAATATCAGGTGTATTCATAATCATTTCAAATATTATTATTATTGCTGTGTTAGGTGTTTCGGTAGCAACTATAGCAGATATTCCGTTATTTCATGTGATTCAAAAAATAAATATAGGAAATTTTATTACCAGACTAGATCCTTTAGGGATAGTAATATTATTTATTGGAGGATTTTTCAAAATGGTTCTCCATTTTTATGCAGGGCTGATATTACTACAATCGTTATTTAAGATAGCTCATAATAAGTGGATTATTGTAATAATTTGTATTTCGTTTTGGGGTTTTACATACTTTCACTTTCCAAATGTTGTTTTTCAGAGGTGGGTTGGATTGAAGGTAATGATTCCATATATTCATACAATATTCCAGATTATTATTCCATGCCTAATTTTACTTCTACTAAGAATTAAGTGTAAAAAACAAACGAATCAAAATGAACATGGGCAGTAA
- a CDS encoding Lrp/AsnC family transcriptional regulator translates to MDQIDKKIVGLLQSNAKISMKDLAEAVHLSSPSVTERVRKLEEQQIIEGYHAHVSLKKINRPISALILFKSKDCKSLANFCYNHPDVLECYRVAGEISYIVKLATYSVESLEQFIDDTMQYGTPSTNIVLSSYEKKIIAPFISEE, encoded by the coding sequence ATGGATCAAATTGATAAAAAAATCGTGGGATTATTACAGTCAAATGCAAAAATTTCAATGAAGGATTTAGCAGAAGCCGTTCACTTATCTTCTCCGTCAGTAACTGAGCGAGTACGGAAGTTAGAGGAGCAACAAATTATTGAAGGTTACCATGCACATGTTTCTCTAAAAAAAATAAACCGTCCAATTTCTGCACTTATATTGTTTAAATCAAAGGATTGTAAATCATTAGCTAACTTTTGCTATAATCATCCAGATGTACTTGAATGTTACAGAGTAGCAGGGGAAATTAGCTATATTGTCAAATTAGCAACATATTCTGTAGAAAGTTTAGAACAATTTATTGATGATACAATGCAATATGGTACGCCTTCAACGAATATTGTGTTATCTTCTTATGAAAAAAAAATAATTGCTCCCTTTATTAGTGAAGAATAA
- a CDS encoding YkgJ family cysteine cluster protein, protein MFYDEINDRCGIHSVRPSICRAFGYYNNLLCFRNPKLALASRRNYIASSYPVGILSVDFTWNDFT, encoded by the coding sequence ATTTTCTATGACGAAATAAACGATCGGTGCGGTATTCATTCAGTACGTCCATCAATTTGTCGAGCATTTGGTTATTATAATAATCTCCTTTGTTTTCGTAATCCGAAATTAGCTTTAGCTTCCAGAAGAAACTATATAGCCAGCTCATATCCTGTCGGTATCTTAAGTGTTGATTTTACATGGAACGACTTTACTTAG
- a CDS encoding spore germination protein: protein MNFMKKMFKLKLKHSIVQEYSDFENVQKKENLKINLQENLIKVKETFGYSTDLIVREISIGNREKVRIGILYIDGLSDKDSIHSSIMESLMLDINNQKMEDATSSGNDILELLEQSILTIGNIKKIEHFEDLNTSLLSGNTILLIDGYVQGLKASTAGWENRGVQEPTSQTVIRGPKDGFSENLRTNTALIRRKIKSPNLWLETITLGRETQTNISIMYMKGIVNDKTVEDVKQRLELIDIDGILESGYIEELIQDKTYTPFPTIYNTERPDVIAAGLLEGRIAILVDGTPFVLLVPAILIQFIQSAEDYYQRSDFGIIRMVRLLAFFLALLAPSIYIALTTFHQEMIPTALLISVAAQREGVPFPAFIEALIMEITFEILREAGVRMPRAVGQAVSIVGALVIGQAAVEAGIVSAAMVIVVAITAISNFAIPSYNLGIAIRISRFGFIVLAAGFGLFGIILGIFTLILHLCSLHSFDIPYMAPLAPFNVTDQKDTIFRFPIWKMKNRPKLLNHKNMKHQSNISRDRLNKKWNN, encoded by the coding sequence ATGAATTTTATGAAGAAAATGTTCAAGTTGAAGTTAAAACATTCTATTGTCCAAGAATATAGCGATTTTGAAAATGTACAAAAAAAAGAGAACTTAAAAATAAATCTACAAGAGAATTTAATAAAGGTAAAAGAGACTTTCGGATATAGTACCGATCTTATAGTTAGAGAAATTAGCATTGGAAATAGAGAAAAAGTTAGGATCGGAATTTTATATATAGATGGACTGTCTGATAAAGACTCCATACATAGCTCTATAATGGAGTCTTTAATGTTAGACATAAATAATCAAAAGATGGAAGATGCGACTTCTTCAGGAAATGACATCTTAGAACTATTAGAACAATCGATTCTTACAATAGGTAACATAAAAAAGATAGAACATTTTGAGGATCTAAATACATCTCTTTTATCTGGAAATACTATACTTTTAATTGATGGATATGTTCAAGGTCTTAAAGCAAGTACAGCTGGATGGGAAAATCGTGGAGTGCAAGAACCTACTTCCCAAACTGTAATCCGAGGACCGAAAGATGGATTTTCAGAAAATTTACGTACAAATACAGCCCTTATTAGAAGAAAAATAAAAAGTCCGAACCTTTGGTTGGAAACGATAACCCTTGGCCGTGAAACACAAACTAATATAAGTATTATGTATATGAAAGGGATTGTGAATGATAAAACTGTAGAAGATGTAAAACAACGTTTGGAGTTAATTGATATTGATGGCATATTAGAAAGTGGTTATATCGAGGAACTGATCCAAGATAAAACTTATACACCTTTTCCGACCATATATAATACAGAGCGGCCCGATGTGATTGCGGCAGGTTTGTTAGAAGGACGTATTGCTATTCTTGTAGATGGAACTCCATTTGTCTTATTGGTACCAGCTATATTAATTCAATTTATACAATCAGCAGAAGATTATTATCAACGTTCTGATTTTGGTATTATCCGTATGGTACGCTTGTTAGCGTTTTTTTTAGCCCTCCTTGCACCCTCCATATATATCGCGCTCACTACTTTTCATCAAGAAATGATTCCTACCGCACTTTTAATAAGTGTAGCTGCTCAAAGGGAAGGGGTTCCTTTTCCTGCATTCATTGAAGCTTTGATAATGGAAATAACATTTGAAATTTTAAGAGAAGCTGGTGTAAGAATGCCAAGAGCGGTAGGACAAGCTGTATCCATTGTAGGGGCATTAGTCATAGGTCAAGCTGCTGTTGAAGCTGGAATCGTTTCTGCTGCTATGGTTATTGTTGTTGCAATTACTGCTATTTCTAATTTTGCCATTCCTTCTTATAACTTAGGAATTGCTATACGAATATCACGTTTCGGCTTTATTGTACTTGCTGCTGGGTTTGGATTATTTGGGATAATCTTGGGTATTTTTACTTTAATTCTTCATTTATGTAGTTTACATTCTTTTGATATACCATACATGGCACCTTTAGCACCATTCAACGTTACTGATCAGAAGGATACGATTTTTCGATTTCCTATATGGAAAATGAAAAATCGCCCTAAATTACTGAATCATAAAAATATGAAACATCAGAGTAACATAAGCCGAGACCGATTAAATAAAAAATGGAACAATTGA